GGAGGCTTGCCCTGTTTTTCACGCCAATAAGCCAGTTTGAGTAGTGCATCATTAGTGCACATTGACTGATGAAGTGCCTACCATGAGCTTAACGATACCTTATAGCAATCTATTCAAATCACACAGCATTCCTTTGATCATAGCGTACCGTTACCATGGACCAGTAAATCCTATTCACAACAATATTCTCTTCATTCGATACCAGTAGGTGTAAAAGGCGTAGACCTGTGGGTTTTGTTCCACGTCGGCTCCCGTACTGGTTGTCAAACGTGCGCATGCGCAGCTTTTTCCTGCATGTCTCCCTGCTGGCTTTGCGGGAGAAATGTGAATGTTTCTTGACAGTGTTTACGTTTCTGTTTTCTGAAGGTTGTCAGCTTTTAAGTCACAATGAAGACACGATTCACCACTGTGGATATTAGGGCAGTTATCGCCGAGATCAATGCCAAGTAGGTGACATATGTGCAGTTAGCCGGGCTGCTAATGTGTTTTAGCCAGTGATCGCTGTTCTAATCGTCGTTAATGTGGATGCATTTCGTAAATGTTTATGTGCTTTCTAtgcattttcttttcttgtttcgCAGCTACATCGGCATGAGAGTAAATAACGTGTATGATATCGACAATAAGACCTATCTCATCCGGCTGCAAAAGTAAGAACTCTAAAAACTTGACTCTCAAAGTTTTATTGTAATGTCGTTTTATAGGATAAACACGAAATGTAACAcgaaaaatgtaattaaaatgttAGATTAATAGGTATAATGCATTTCTTGTTTCAGTGTAGTTTAGTACAAAACATATAGTATAGTGACGTGAAAATGCTAAAGTAAAACAGCTTAGAGTTGCATTCACATGCAAATGTTGAataaacatgttgctgtttCAGGCCCGACAGTAAAGCGATTCTTCTGATCGAGTCTGGGACCCGTATTCACTCCACAGACTTCGAATGGCCCAAGAACATGATGCCTTCCGGGTTCGCAATGAAAGTAAGGGCAGCTCGTTGATCTTTTAAACAGCAAATTCAAAATCAGCAGatttgattaaacagtgctctTCTCCAAAATAGTGTCGAAAACACCTGAAGACGAGGCGACTGACCCAGGTCAAACAGCTCGGCATTGACAGGATTGTGGACATTCAGTTTGGTTCTGATGAGGCTGCTTACCACTTGATTGTTGAGCTTTACGACAGGGTGAGAGTGTCACAACTGAGTGTGGTTCATTTTAGCTGTGGTTTTGCCCATATACTAACATTACTGACCTCTCAGGCAATGTCTGTTTCCAGGGTAACATCATTCTTACAGACCATGAGTATACCATCCTGAACCTGCTGCGGTTTCgcacagcagaggctgaagaTGTCAAGATTGCTGTGAGAGAGCGGTACCCTGTGGAGAGCGCTCGGCCTCCTGAACCTCTCATCAGTTTAGAGCGGTAACCAAGTGTTTATAAATGTTAGCTGTCCCTGAAATGAAGGCTATCACTGCCAAATAATTTATAATCACCGCTGTATGAGCATAAGCATGATCTATTTTCCTTTTTGATATAGACTCATTGACATTCTCAGCAAGGCGCCAAATGGGGAGCAAGTGAAAAGGGTCCTGAACCCTCATCTTCGTAAGCAGCTGTGCAGTGTGTTTCGAAACATTGACCTGAACCAGATCTATAGTTTTCTTTAAATTTGTTTTCAGCTTATGGTGCCACTCTGATAGAACACAGTCTGATTGAAGCAGGACTGCCAGGTTCTGTCAAAACTGACAGCCAAGTTGATGCTGCTGAAGGTATAGATGGCGACACTTGTTTACAGCATGTACAAACTAaaagtgattattattattttagattagatgatgatgtgttttcttaataaatatttgattttctcAGTTGCACCTAAAATCCTGGAGGCGATGCACATTGCAGAAACATACATGGACAAAACCGAGAACTTTAGCGGCAAAGTAAGTTAACTTTATTTGAAGGCCTGCGATTTGAGATCCCGGTAGGCATTTGCTTAATTCAGACTccgattcattcattcaagggTTACATCATTCAGAAGAGCGAGAAGAAACCAGTCTTAACTCCAGGCAAACCCAGCGAGGACCTTCTCACGTATGTTAAGTTCTGttgaagtttgtttgtttttaatattcttaGCCTAATTGTAATTATGACGTGTACTTACAGATATGATGAATTTCACCCATTCCTCTTTGCCCAACATGCAAAGAGCCCTCATTTGGAGTTTGACACTTTTGACAAGGTGAATAATTAACATTAACGAGGGATATGTTTTCTGTAGGAAGGAATGATCTTTCTCTTACGATATCAATCTCCAATATGATGTGTTCACTCAGGCAGTGGATGAGTTCTTTTCTAAGATGGAAAGTCAAAGGATTGACATGAAGGCCTTGCAGCAGGAGAAACAAGCTCTAAAGAAGTTGGAAAACGTTAAGAAGGACCAcgagcagaggctggaggccTTGCACCAAGCACAGGTCAGCCCCGTTTGCATGGTTAAAACCTAAACTGTGATGTTTTGGAGAAAATGATTTTGTATTTTGCATTACACACTACTCTGCTAGTCTCTAAAGAAGAAATAACTCTAATGCTCTGATTGGTTAGAAGGGTCATTCTCCATCCATACTGAAGGTTTAACTCCATACACCAGTCAGCTCATTCAAGTTCTGCTTTGCTGAactgatgtgtgatgtgtggcAGGAGGTTGACAGAGTAAAAGGTGAACTGGTGGAGATGAACCTGCCCGTGGTAGAAAGGGCACTGCAGGTGGTGCGCAGTGCACTGGCCAATCAGGTGGACTGGACTGAGATCGGCACCATCGTGAAGGAAGCGCAGGCTGCTGGAGACCCTGTGGCCTGTGCCATTaaggagctgaagctgcagaccAATCACATCACCATGCTTTTAAAGTGAGGCCTCCTAGAACATCCAGTGCATTTTTCTGCTAAATTTTAATTAGCCCTTTTTAACTCCTTTTGCACCTGTGTTTGACCGCTTCCTCCAGGAATCCATACATTTCAGAGGATGACCAGGTAGAAGAAGAACACGCTGACGTCCCTGAAGagaaagggaagaaaaacaaaaacaaaggacaAAGCAAGAAGCCACAAAAGAACAAGCCCATGTTAGTGGACGTGGATCTTGCCCTGTCGGCTTATGCCAATGCTAAAAAGTAGGTTTCCACTTTTCACCAAGCCTTTTTTATGAATTGTGACTATTATTAATGTATTGTGACAAAAAGTCCCAGCTGTTGTTTTAACTGTTAGTACACATTCTCATTATGCTGTTGTTCAGGTATTATGACTTCAAACGCAGTGCTGAGAAGAAGGAACAAAAAACCATTGAAGCAGCAGATAAGGTGAGAATGCAGTTTGTAAATTTACAATCACACCAGGCAGTTGGACCGCTTCTCTCCAACGATAATGCACTGTTAACAGGCCATGAAATCAGCAGAGAAGAAAACCCAGCAAACACTAAAGGAAGTCCAGACAGTGACCACCATTCAAAAAGCCAGAAAGGTCTACTGGTAAGTTGCACTGTGGTGCTCCGACATCCGCCTTTGTGGATCCAGTACTTTGCATGTGTGCTTGATGAGCAGTGCACCGATGCTCTGGCAGGTTTGAGAAGTTCCTGTGGTTCATAAGCTCGGAGAAttatctcatcattgctgggagagaccagcagcagaacgagatgATCGTCAAACGCTACCTCCGGGCTGGTAATGCCATGAATCACACATACAGACTAACCTTGAGCTGAAGCGGGTGTATCTCATCATCTGTGCTTTCATGCCATCAGGAGATGTCTATGTTCACGCTGACCTCCACGGAGCAACTAGCTGTGTCATTAAAAACCCCTCAGGTAAACCTGCACCATTACAGCCTATCTGCTCTCGAATCGAATGTTCCACCTATGACCATATGTGATGATTCTTTCCTCTCACGTCAGGTGACCCCATCCCTCCTCGCACTCTGACCGAGGCTGGCACCATGGCCGTGTGCTACAGCGCTGCCTGGGATGCGAAGATCATCACCAGTGCTTGGTGGGTCCATCACAATCAGGTGAGTCATGAACATTAGGCAACACATTAACTAACTAAGCTGTTTAAACCCTTCTTTCATTATTCTTactgtttctatttgttttgGACACAAAGTACTGTAGTTTCATaacttgattttgtttttaatcgCACTCCATAGTTATAACAGTCTAAACTGTTAACTTTACATTGTGGTTTCTTTACTAGATGCTATTATATTGTATGTTTAGGTGTCTAAGACTGCTCCCACTGGAGAATACCTGACAACTGGTAGTTTCATGATCAGAGGTATGAGGTTGTTTTGCTATAGGaggcacaacaaaaaaaagtcaCACGATGGATGTCACCGTTAACATTTATATCTGCCACTGCAGGAAAGAAGAATTTCCTGCCTCCTTCTTACTTGATTATGGGCTTTGGATTCCTCTTCAAGGTaattaaaataacttttttattCTCAAACAATGAAATATAAGAAGTAGTACATCAGATTCTTGAAAACTTGACTGACTGATATTTACATGTAGTTTTCAAGTCAAGgtttgtggggtttttttttttattaggtaGATGATCAAAGTGTGTTTAGACACAAAGGGGAGCGAAAAGTGAAGACTGTGGAGGACGACATGGAGGACGTAACAtccagagctgctgagctgttagaggagggagaagagctGATCGGTAGGAACCTGCTAATGAATTAGCAAAGGTTTAATTACACTATTGAGTGTTGTAACGGACTGTGCTGCCTTTGCAGGTGATGACAGCAGTAATGAAGATCAGGGTGAGAAGACAGCAGAAGGaggtgaagatgaggaggaggaagaggaggagaagaggaagatcaaaaaggaaaacaatgtcTCAGACTTGGAGAGTGTTCCTGAGaagcctgcagcagagcagaacaacatggaggtggagggagatgAAGACGAAGGGAAAGAGGA
Above is a window of Betta splendens chromosome 22, fBetSpl5.4, whole genome shotgun sequence DNA encoding:
- the LOC114848219 gene encoding ribosome quality control complex subunit NEMF-like: MKTRFTTVDIRAVIAEINANYIGMRVNNVYDIDNKTYLIRLQKPDSKAILLIESGTRIHSTDFEWPKNMMPSGFAMKCRKHLKTRRLTQVKQLGIDRIVDIQFGSDEAAYHLIVELYDRGNIILTDHEYTILNLLRFRTAEAEDVKIAVRERYPVESARPPEPLISLERLIDILSKAPNGEQVKRVLNPHLPYGATLIEHSLIEAGLPGSVKTDSQVDAAEVAPKILEAMHIAETYMDKTENFSGKGYIIQKSEKKPVLTPGKPSEDLLTYDEFHPFLFAQHAKSPHLEFDTFDKAVDEFFSKMESQRIDMKALQQEKQALKKLENVKKDHEQRLEALHQAQEVDRVKGELVEMNLPVVERALQVVRSALANQVDWTEIGTIVKEAQAAGDPVACAIKELKLQTNHITMLLKNPYISEDDQVEEEHADVPEEKGKKNKNKGQSKKPQKNKPMLVDVDLALSAYANAKKYYDFKRSAEKKEQKTIEAADKAMKSAEKKTQQTLKEVQTVTTIQKARKVYWFEKFLWFISSENYLIIAGRDQQQNEMIVKRYLRAGDVYVHADLHGATSCVIKNPSGDPIPPRTLTEAGTMAVCYSAAWDAKIITSAWWVHHNQVSKTAPTGEYLTTGSFMIRGKKNFLPPSYLIMGFGFLFKVDDQSVFRHKGERKVKTVEDDMEDVTSRAAELLEEGEELIGDDSSNEDQGEKTAEGGEDEEEEEEEKRKIKKENNVSDLESVPEKPAAEQNNMEVEGDEDEGKEEDSGRNSDTEEFAFPDTTISLAHLQPSRNIQNAGFKKEATTEANVESIGKKRMTAKQKRDEKKKKQKQEGCDTEEKAEAASGDAVDPPSKSGGGPSQQPLKRGQKNKLKKIKEKYKDQDEEDRELMMQLLGSAGPAKEEKDKGKKGKKGKGKDEPVRKPHSQKPPPKPAARKPEQTAGGQEEGEGGAAEQEDKEDDAEQDNPGAEEAENLLTSLTGQPHPEDVLLFAVPVCAPYTALSNYKHKVKLTPGSQKKGKAARTAVFSFMKAKEASTREKDLFRSVKDTDLSRNMPGKVKVSAPNLLAAKKK